A genomic region of Antennarius striatus isolate MH-2024 chromosome 4, ASM4005453v1, whole genome shotgun sequence contains the following coding sequences:
- the tmem258 gene encoding transmembrane protein 258 translates to MELEAMTRYTSPVNPAVFPHLTVVLLAIGMFFTAWFFVYEVTSTKYTRDVYKELLISLVASLFMGFGVLFLLLWVGIYV, encoded by the exons ATG GAACTCGAGGCTATGACCAGATACACCAGCCCGGTGAACCCCGCCGTGTTCCCCCACCTCACGGTCGTCCTGCTGGCCATCGGCATGTTCTTCACGGCTTGGTTTTTTGT CTATGAGGTGACATCCACAAAGTACACAAGGGACGTCTACAAAGAGCTGCTGATCTCCCTTGTGGCTTCACTTTTCATGGGTTTCGGTGTGCTGTTCTTATTACTCTGGGTTGGCATATATGTATGA
- the tmem138 gene encoding transmembrane protein 138 codes for MLQTRNYCLVLLIQMTLLAYDLFVNSFSELLRGAPVNQLVLFIIQDIVILFNVIIILLMMFNTYVFQVGLVSLLLKRFRAVLIVSALYLTLSISLHCWVLNLRWIESDVFIWTDGLQALFVFQRTVAVFYYYFYKRTSELMGDPRLYQDSRWLRDAFARARQ; via the exons ATGCTTCAGACAAGGAACTACTGTTTAGTGCTGCTGATCCAGATGACGCTGTTGGCCTATGACCTTTTTGTCAACTCCTTCAGTGAACTCCTGAGAGGAGCGCCTGTCAACCAGCTGGTGCTTTTCAT CATCCAGGACATTGTCATCTTATTCAACGTGATCATCATTCTGCTGATGATGTTCAACACCTACGTGTTCCAGGTCGGCCTGGTGTCCCTACTGCTGAAGAGATTCAGGGCTGTTCTGATTGTCTCTGCTTTGTATCTGACCCTCAGCATCTCCTTACACTGCTGGGTGTTG AACCTGAGATGGATTGAGTCAGACGTTTTTATTTGGACAGATGGCCTTCAAGCTCTATTTGTCTTCCAGAGAACAG TGGCAGTGTTCTATTACTACTTTTACAAACGCACATCAGAGTTGATGGGAGACCCAAGACTGTATCAGGACTCACGGTGGCTGCGTGATGCCTTTGCCAGAGCTCGTCAGTAA